TTGTCCTCGTTTCTTTCTTTGCTGACAATAAAAGGACATGAAAAAAGAATGTGTATTTAGGGGCAAATTCAAGGCAAACCAGGACTAACCAAAAATAGACTAATATTTTATAGGTTAGACTGACCTTGTTCTGCTTCTGTCCTCTTCAAACACCACTGCCTTTGGCTTCGTTATACACTATCTAACATTATACACAGTGCACATGCAAATTCAGGTCAATTAGACAAATAATTATAACTATAATACTAAAtcactttattgtttatttttctgcttaATGGACGTTATTGAACAGAAatcctgtgttgtttttttggcatGACATTACAGTAAGTTAAATAATACAGTTTAGTTTCAGCTTCGCTTAAATGATTGTGTAAATCTTCAGAAGGTgcaatttacaaaatatataaagcaGAAAATGCACCGATTCACATCCATAAAGAAACCAAAGAACGTGCATGAGACACAGGGAGAAAACTTGAAACTCCTCAGAGACAGTAACTCAAGCTTGGGATCAAATAAGGGACTCAGGAACAATGAGGTTGCACATCACTCTGTCAGTGTCCTGTCGGGTTGAGCTCATCTTTTACGTAAAAGTATCTTTGATGTGGCAGTGACTTGTTGAGTGTTGACGATAATGAATGATTCAacttttataatcacactgcaTGACATATTAGGTCATTCTGAATATGAGGGTGTATGTgtaaaagacaaagagaagatAACGATAAAGAGAAGAGAGCTAATATGTGACGACAGACTTTTTCTATAGCGTGTTAAAGGCGTGGGTTCTGTTATGTCACACATGTACCATCGGCATTTGGCAGCGAATCAAGCTTATTGCAGCACATGTCTGTTACAGCTACACACTGAaaacgtgtgtgtatgcatttagCCATGTGACAGTCGGTCATGCAAATAAATCAGAACAGATCATGTCACCAGCTAAAAGAAGCAAGTAATGCTGTCTGTCATTTTCAGCCACTACAGTTGCTGATACCACTTAGGTAATGACTCGAGATACAATGACAGCTTTTAGACAGATTTTTAGACAGCTTTAATGAAATCAAGCACTTTCATGTTGACGCGGAAATACAGACATGATCAATTCTCTCattactataataaaaaaaattacgtATGTATGAAATGATTGATTGCATAAAATAACCAAAAATTACAAAGCAGTCCTAGGATAAATCTTTGCAAAACATTGTGGTATCTATACAGCGAGATCGAGCATGGTGTCTGAACAGCGTCACGAGACAAATCACATGACTTAATTATTGAACTGTGTCTGTTGCTGTAAAGTAACAAACTCCTCTAGTTTCACCAAAACTCTATAAACAAATTTATGTTGCTGCAGATACATTGTGAGTTTTCATCAATGCAATACTTTAATATTGTGCTTATTGGTCTATTTTCTTcgtcttccttttttttttgcctggaaGCCTCAGATTTTGCTTCGAGATCTTCCAGTTTCAACACCATGTTGTACTATGTGTATGATTAATGCAGGGCTAAAAGTTGCAAAGCTTTGCTTATAGCTTTAGGCCTGCCGTCTGGTTTAGCTgccattttctctctccttcgATTTTCTTCTTAAGCTCTGGTGCTCTTATCTGTGCATAAGCTGATATTATATCATTATcatatatcattattatattagGTCATTTATGGgcaacacatttacattatgtcAGATGGGAACTGTGTTTTATATGGAAATTATAACAGTGCAAAATGATTTAGGTATAAAAATCAGATAAATATCGTATTATAAAACATTTGggttatatatttgtataatttatttagtCTGGGGCTTTCTAACAGTATTTAGTACAGAAGTGCAGCTGTGTATTCATCTGTTATATTGTTAGTGAAGTCCTTCCTTCTTTGCCTGTTTTACTGCCATTTTCTTTAATCTTTCTGTCACTTTTGTCATCTAACTATCCAGTCTCATCTCCTAACGTTACATAATTTATGCAGGCACATGGTGTGCAGTGctgcaggctgtgtgtgtgtgtgtgtgtgtgtgtgtgtgtgtgtgtgtgtgtgtgtgtgtgtgtgtgtgtgttcacatacTGGCAATTTTTAATGAGCTTCTTCATTACTGTCGCTTAAAAAAATCCTATTATTtgatttagagagagagaagactggAATAAAAGCAGGATGTAGAGAGGATGAAAGGGAAAGCCCATACTCTCATTGTATGCTGTTAAATTATTGTGTGGTATTAAAATTACCGTAGCATTCCCTCTGAGCGATAACGTGTAAATTGGTAGCCACTCTGGAAATCATCCCTGTTGTGCAGTTGTTATGAAAGTGGGGTGTCAAGCACTCTTGAAATCTTACATCTATTCCTTTTCGTTTTGCAGGAACGAGAGTCTTCATACTACTTTACTAAATAGTGTGACACATGCAACTTAGAATTATTGCATGCCGTGTAATAAGCACAATGACTTTAATGTATGTATTATGCTTTATAAAGCAAAGAATACACATATCACATACATTCTCTCAAAGTGCTGACTTGAGACCCAAGAAGAAAGTGGGATGAGTCAGCGAATGAGCTTGTACTGGTAGGAGACAGTTGTCATGGTGACAGCTGTTAAAGGTGACCTCACCCTTCTTAACGAGCCTAAACCCTCTGGGTTTTTCTCTGCTAATGCTGTGACATCATCCCTTAGCCAGCACTagctgccatggcaacagccGATGACTGGCAACTGATATTACACTGCTCATGTTACATTATAGTGCTGAACAGTCCCCACCTTCTGGAGGGAGGAATAGGAGGCTTCAGGGTGGGTTGCTGTAGGGATTGATTTCAgcgactgattttttttatttatttcaagttTGTGACGTTCATGAAAATTGAACCATGAATAATAGCGAGTTCTACTGCCACATGACCAGTAAAGTAATATGGATGTACCTTATTGATCCATTGACTGATTCATTGATTCTGAAATGGCTTCTTGAGAGCTCAGGCAGTATATTTTCTAGAAGTGTGCGTTCATTTGGGCTGTTAAAACGTTTGCATTTTTTGAGTTTTGAATATAACTTAAGGCTGTTTTAACACCACTGCTAGAATTGTGAACAAAATCTTAATACCAAGATAAAGTCTATACTGAGAAAGAATGAAAGCAATGTTATGTATCATTCAATGAAACTCACACTGAGTATGTACCTGTGTAAATGAATTTGGATTTTGGATaaggctgctttgagacaatgagcatgcaagcgctatacaaataaaataaaaataaattgcataTTTGTTGTCTGACGACTGTATACAGTACCTGACTACaaataggataaaaaaaaactcaacttTTTGTTTGCTCCAGCAGAACTAACAAGTCATAAGTTACAGTAAACCTTTCAtgaacattttgtacatttgcatatttatatatcagAATTAATATTGCAGATTTGATGTTAGATTTCCAGACCATTTCAGCATTTAATAACATGTTgaagaatgaataaatttgCTGTTGTTTAGTCCTAGATCTTGTTCTTCAAAATACCTAGATGcttaaatgcttttttattcatttacagtaGATCAGCTTTGGTGGAGGCTTTTATGATTTAGTTAAgatgataaatacaaatactatGCATTGGTTTTCTACCTGTGTAAATAGAGGTAGCGGTAGtaagtctgtatttttatatttctgaatgTTTGACAAATTATGTTCTGGTTAAAGGATTTGGACATCTTGGAAGTTTAGTTCAGACTCACTGGTTTAATACAGGATGTGGAAGTGAATACCTgaataaacagataataaatatatagtctAGAAGGCATTTGATAAACTGTTTGTATTCTGTGCTTTAATGTAGAATCGACActaaagatgatttttttttgcatgattttaatttttaatggaAAGATTGCATTTCGACATATTGTATGGGAAGATATATTTTGATATCTTTTTTGAAAACATCAAAACACATTATTGAATTTACTAATAAATGCCAatattgaaatgaaataaaaaaaaaaaattcagcaagTAGCAGACTGCGAGAGAGATCTTTTCATTTCAATGTAGTTAATACAggtattaattatattatggAGATCATAGCTTGCATTAGAGATTTCTGTGGAGTGTTGCTGGTGGTGTTCAGGCAACCTGGGCAAAGCCCACCTGGTTGTTTCCTCTGTCATATGCAGAGTAGTAGGCCCTGAGGAAGACATCACCGAAGATCCAGAGGGGTTGGCTGTTCTGAGAGGGCAGGTAGGTGGGAGTGATGTCAATGGTGCAGTAGCCGCTCTGGGTTTCctgtgtacatacatacaagATAATTAGGTGTTAAAGTTActcactgtttatttctttatttatcagAACCCATCTGTATATAAGCAGTTGAAGAAAGAAACTTACTTGGACATAGTAAGAGGGACCCAGAGGGAAATTCACTCCACTGATGGTGAAGGTCAAAGTGGGGAGATTACTGACCTGGCTACAGTCCACCGCGTACTGTAAAAAAGATGTGCAGAAAATATTCAGGCAGATTTGTAGATACATCTTCAGGTATTCAAGTCACCTGGTTGTAATAAGGCTATAGACTATAGTACTGAAAACTCTTTATAACTGATGTCTCTGATGCTGTCACAGGTCTAATACATTGCACTCTAacttctgaaaaaaaatatcaatcagAATTTGGctaaattttataaaaacaccagtaaatgacttttttttgtgtaaagaaTATGGTGGAGGCTGTCCACCAGAAGTCAGTGACTGGGAATAGAGATTAGTCAGAGATTCAAAGAAGAGAGGAAGGGCAATTCTGAAGGAGCTGAAGTGATCTGTACCTCTGATGGGAGACGCAGTTATACTACAAACATAGCCCATCTGTTCATCATACAACAACAGCCCAGACACCCTGCAATGCACGTCTTCATGAAAGAATGCTAAGCCATATGAAACCATGTTTGAATTCTGCCAAAAGGCATGATGGAGACTAAGAAAACATGTAGACTATCAGGTCCAATGAGATGAAAATTGTAAGGAAGTTACGATCAGTGCCCAGGATCTGACATGATATGacacccctggagcagataGAGCTAAGGACTTTGCTAAACACCCAACAGTGGCATTTTGGCAGTTGCgccaccactgtacaccaccgTTTATACTGTAATGCAGGATGTTTAAAGTTTAAGGATATTTTGTTTGATAAAAACCTATTTCACAGCAATAGGGTGAATACTTATATAATTACATTATGACTTTTAATCTCCTCATAACTTCTACAGTACCTGGCCATAACTGTCCTGCTGTGCCCCAATACTCTGCATCAGAGATGACAAGAAGGAACTAGGGGCAGTAAGGCTGGGGGTTCCGGTGTCCACGATGGCCTGGCAGCCACCGTACTGAGAGCACCAGCCAGTCTGCTGTCCTGAAATCTGGACCCTGAACCAGATTAATGTGTAGAATATAATTAGAAAAACATTCCAACTACTTGAAAGCATGACAGTAGAGCTTCATATCCAACTGTAACGTATACCGAGATGTACGAATAGTTTTCAGAATGATCGATGGTTATGTAGTTACCAATGCTTATGAAGTTTATAATGATGACTTTAACTTACTCCTGAATGCCAATCTGCCAGTAGGTCTCAGAGGTCACTGGTGTCCAGTAGATCTGACCCTGATACATGTTGGTGTCCACAGCGCCGAAAGCCACCTCACTGCCAGACCCTCCAGCTCTACACAATCagaataatacaaatacaaaaacagttAATAAAATCTCTACAAATGCATAGTTAAATTCACATTTGAGTTGTATATTCCAACTGCTACAATGATGGGGGCCTCATTGCCGTGTGATATCTCTTGCTTACGGGCTCAGATAGATTCCAAAAAGGTTTTGTTCAAGGAGACCCTGCTGTATCATGTTGTCCACAAGGGGCATGGCATTGCCAACAGCAAGAGATGGGTAGGCCAGACCAAGAATTCCATCAAATGGAGCTGAAAGGAAGGGCTGGCTTGGCTCGTTAGTGCTCAGACCAATCTCCTGATTAGGGACTTGGATGCCAGCCagctaaaaaaaagacaaaatcacTGTAAatgctgtgtttatttgtgcATTTGAATACAGAGATCATATTTGTTGGAATTTATATCTGTCagtcaatttttttaaatggtaaaAATAGGACTGTTCCTCTCTTACAGTCAGTTACAATAACATACTGCAACATTACATAATATATCATATTTTGGTTGATGTGTGATATAATATATACGGTAGAACACTTACAGTGACAGTGTCATATCCAAAGACACCATTAAGAGCTCCAGCTCCATAGGGCAGGTAGAAAGTTGTGGAGGTGCTTTGGAAGGTGGAGGACTGCTGTGGGTTGAACTGCGTTTGTGCCGCTGAGAAAAGAAATACACAGAACTATATTATAAATATCTCCTTTGCCTaattgcatatacagtatggctATAAAACTCCCTGGTGTCAGTGTGTCTAATGCAGAAAAGCATTATTATAGAGACAAACTTACTGCATGCCTGGGTGCTGCAGTACACAGAGTTGACCCACAGATTGGAAGAGCCTGTGTCAAAAAGCACCTCAAAGGACTGGGGTGGTGTACCTACGCTGATCACGCCAAAGTAGTATGACTGAAACACAGATGTTAAACTGTTTAGATGAATATTTCAGCTGATTTAAAAACTAAGACTGAGATTTGACTTACATCAGCATAGGTCAAGGAATCAATAGTGGTAGTAGCCAAAACCTCTGGGCGCATATATTTAAGGGCCGGATCAGTATAGGGCAGATGGATGCCCTTCTCCAACAGGCGCTGTCTGATGGACTTACCCTTTTTCAGGGGAACCCTGTAAAGACATACAAAGCCTTGACTAAACACAACACTATGCATAACTAAAGACCAACGCATAAAATGAAGAAGAATGACATGAGCCAGCAACCAATTGGTAAAGATGGAGAACTTACTTGATCATTGCCTCTGAGAGCATGAGGCAAGCGATTAGGATGATTAGGCCCTTCATAGTGATGCTTGTTCTCCTTCTACCCAAATGAACACACAGACCATTCACACAACACaggctttatatatatacacatcagcCTCATATCATTATGCATATTAACTCATCTTTATCTGCCCCAGCACTTTTTACTTTGATGGAAACACTCACCTAATGCCAGGTTTTACTgataagacacacaaacaagatTTGGGATGGAGCCATATCTTAGAGGCAAAGCGCTAAAAAGAAATGACTAAAATGCATCCTAATTAGTTAtaagtttatgtttttttctaatgtagacactgaaaatgtttacttaattatttttttcatttgtttgaaaaagaaaaggggCTGCATCCTGACAAATCAGAGATCATGTTACTATCTAAAAGTTTATCATGCTCCAATAAAACAACAGATTCTGAAGAATTtgcaaatgattattttttttaattaattttttttctttctgaaaaacTTGAGACAGGgtagtttataacagtgcatgGTATAgagtaaagagaaagagaaaagaaaggaaataacaaaGAATCTCATTAAATATTGATAGATTCCATAATATGGAGAAAGTTTGAACAGAaatcttttaattatttataaattcaatttttatgattttttttctgatgacCAAGTGCTTtccaatacattttaaacacttatTTTTTACTTCTGTATCTCTGTGGAAAATATTTCTATGTTAATCGCTCCTAAGAGTACATACAAACTTTATCTGGCTCGCTGCTATCATTGtattattctttaaaaattATCATTCCCTTATCTTCAGCATAAGGGAAAATTCTAGCTGCTAtcagaaacaacacaaaatagaaACCCCAAGGTTACTGTtgcttttttacttttctaattGTAACAGCTTTTAACGTTACTGTAACTGCACAATTGTACAATAATTctaaaagataaatatataattttattatattataatatattatagataAGATTGTTATatctttttattataatttatatatcagTGGCAGTTCATTCATAGTGGTTGGTGCCTTCATTCAGTTcaacaaatacatacattttaaatttcagTAGAATAATAATTACTCCTTTTGAGTTACCCCGTTTGAATTACCCCTCATGCATGCCTTATTTAGCTTATTTAACTGCAAAAAGCTGTAATAGGAGGCCATTATGTACGGTGTTTATTATGTACAGAATGTATATTGTAATATTTGTTATAAAGATTGAGAGAAATGGAGATCCATACAGCAGAAAAGCCTGAAAGAAatattatttaactatttacagtatgtaatttTGGAAATGTAGTAAAACTGGAAACTTTGCTAAAACCTGTAAACCATGCTTAATGATATTATTTAGAACAAGGTTAAACAATGATGACTCTAAAAGTATGTAAAATAAGCTGCTAGACTCCTGGATTCTTGAATTTCAGCTACTTAAGACATggttactataaaaaaaaatccctctttAAGTGAAATCATTGGGTATTATAGAAACAACAATGACGGACAATGATGAAAAGCCATGTGACACTTTAGTCCTGCTTTTTGTCTGTTAATAAGTTGAGAAAAGGAAGTGTGTATATTTTGAATTTCCTGTATCAGAGTGACAATAAACCCTTCATGCAATTCGTTTTATACTAACATACCAACATGGCATGGAGACATTAGAAAAATTGAAGTATCCTTGATTTCCTCAAAtgtacactacagtatgtaTCCTGTATTTGCTGTTAGTCTTCAAGAACTCAACAGCTTTTAATTAGATACTAACATGGAAATACTCGCTGTTATTTTGTCCCAAGTCATGTTTTATACAAAATCTTGATAGAtttgtattaataatttaattgtaaGGCTTAAGTTAAAGGCTTTGTAGCTTGTGCTTTTGCTTAGGTTAAAGCCTAGTAGCTTTTATGTATTGAGCGTAAGTACTGATTTTCCTCTGAGTAATCAGAATGGTACTATTCTTAGCTGTTTGCCTTTAATGGTTTTGACTTGAAAGGTCAGATTGTTAAAGAGCACTTGGAAGGATTTGtcttaaaaacatatttaagcATGTTTAAGAACTGGATCTGTGCAAAGCAAATGGATGCATTCTCCTTCCAtccctcactcattcactcattttctgaTGGACTTAACCTTTATTAGAAGAGTTGATTGCTAAAGACGAAGAACTTAACTGATCGCTGCCTCTGGCAGAATGAAGCAAGCCAAAAGGACAATTAGGCTCTTCGTGGTGATTATTGTGCTCCATTTAGCTGAATGTTAACACAGATCATTCTCACAGTTTGACACGTGATACACATCTTTATGCTTATACACTCCTATGTCAGTACTATTTTCCTTGGTGCCAGAAAAGGGTTACAATCAATACTTAAATAAGTTTAGATAATTAGGTAAACTGGTCACAAGGTGTTACCAAGAATCTAACCATTACAAGGTGGCTAGAA
The DNA window shown above is from Tachysurus fulvidraco isolate hzauxx_2018 chromosome 13, HZAU_PFXX_2.0, whole genome shotgun sequence and carries:
- the LOC113652781 gene encoding gastricsin isoform X2; the protein is MKGLIILIACLMLSEAMIKVPLKKGKSIRQRLLEKGIHLPYTDPALKYMRPEVLATTTIDSLTYADSYYFGVISVGTPPQSFEVLFDTGSSNLWVNSVYCSTQACTAQTQFNPQQSSTFQSTSTTFYLPYGAGALNGVFGYDTVTLAGIQVPNQEIGLSTNEPSQPFLSAPFDGILGLAYPSLAVGNAMPLVDNMIQQGLLEQNLFGIYLSPAGGSGSEVAFGAVDTNMYQGQIYWTPVTSETYWQIGIQEVQISGQQTGWCSQYGGCQAIVDTGTPSLTAPSSFLSSLMQSIGAQQDSYGQYAVDCSQVSNLPTLTFTISGVNFPLGPSYYVQETQSGYCTIDITPTYLPSQNSQPLWIFGDVFLRAYYSAYDRGNNQVGFAQVA
- the LOC113652781 gene encoding gastricsin isoform X1; the protein is MRWSLVMHSVVFSQGFVCLYRVPLKKGKSIRQRLLEKGIHLPYTDPALKYMRPEVLATTTIDSLTYADSYYFGVISVGTPPQSFEVLFDTGSSNLWVNSVYCSTQACTAQTQFNPQQSSTFQSTSTTFYLPYGAGALNGVFGYDTVTLAGIQVPNQEIGLSTNEPSQPFLSAPFDGILGLAYPSLAVGNAMPLVDNMIQQGLLEQNLFGIYLSPAGGSGSEVAFGAVDTNMYQGQIYWTPVTSETYWQIGIQEVQISGQQTGWCSQYGGCQAIVDTGTPSLTAPSSFLSSLMQSIGAQQDSYGQYAVDCSQVSNLPTLTFTISGVNFPLGPSYYVQETQSGYCTIDITPTYLPSQNSQPLWIFGDVFLRAYYSAYDRGNNQVGFAQVA